Proteins encoded in a region of the Candidatus Methanoperedens sp. genome:
- a CDS encoding DMT family transporter encodes MANSSFKGYAQVVAASVLFGSIGIFIKLITDMPIPSMIFYRLFFGFAAIILYLYICGNFKELRFKEKKKYLLLLGLFEAGAILTYYYSVRYTDVSMAVLLLYTAPMYVILMSPFILKENITRKSIFALALSITGIIIVIQPGSLIIEGMSSFGIFSGIISGLLYALMILTSRYLRNYYSGTAQATWSIIVSLVVFSPFSMAVSPAVIQGNLYLLILFGLIPTALGGIIYLNGLRLVRAQDASIISLLEPVSAMVFAYIILSEPVSLATMIGGGFILAGAVIISREKQIEAAPK; translated from the coding sequence ATGGCAAATTCAAGTTTCAAAGGCTACGCTCAGGTTGTGGCCGCTTCCGTTTTATTCGGATCCATCGGCATCTTCATCAAACTCATCACCGATATGCCGATTCCCTCTATGATATTCTACAGGCTTTTCTTTGGATTTGCCGCTATAATTCTTTATCTTTACATCTGCGGCAATTTCAAGGAACTCAGGTTTAAAGAGAAAAAGAAATACCTTCTGCTGCTCGGTCTTTTCGAGGCAGGTGCAATTCTCACTTACTATTATTCGGTCAGGTATACAGATGTGTCAATGGCGGTGCTGCTGCTGTATACCGCGCCCATGTACGTTATTCTTATGTCCCCCTTCATACTGAAAGAGAATATAACGCGCAAAAGCATTTTCGCACTGGCATTATCAATAACAGGGATTATCATAGTGATTCAACCCGGATCTTTAATCATTGAGGGAATGAGTTCTTTTGGGATTTTTTCTGGTATTATATCAGGTCTGTTATATGCTTTGATGATACTCACATCCAGGTATCTCAGGAACTATTACTCGGGTACAGCCCAGGCAACATGGTCTATCATCGTGTCATTAGTTGTCTTTTCACCTTTTTCAATGGCAGTATCCCCGGCAGTGATACAAGGAAACCTGTATCTTCTCATACTGTTCGGCCTCATACCCACTGCATTGGGCGGGATAATTTACCTGAATGGCCTCCGATTGGTGAGAGCCCAGGACGCAAGCATCATCTCACTCCTTGAACCGGTCAGCGCTATGGTCTTTGCATACATAATATTGAGTGAGCCTGTTTCATTGGCCACGATGATTGGCGGTGGTTTCATACTTGCAGGGGCTGTAATTATCAGCAGGGAAAAGCAAATAGAGGCCGCACCCAAGTAG
- a CDS encoding mevalonate kinase yields MITCSAPGKIYLFGEHAVVYGEPAIACAIELRTRVCVKSSDAITISSDIGTTGLDFEVHPYVSTAIEKIGVKKVSVSISSDIPVGSGLGSSAAVTVATLSAINIEFGLGYDSEWIAKTGHEIEKEVQGAASPTDTFVSTFGGVFEMPSRKRLPILECGMVIGNTNKGASPKKTAKLVKQVAALKEEYPDMINPIIRTIGSFARKGEIFISKKDYSSLGKLMNINHGLLDALGVGTAELSSLVYAARDAGAFGAKITGAGGGGCMVALTDSPQKVASAIEKAGGHAIVTRFTPNGVQTE; encoded by the coding sequence ATGATCACCTGCTCAGCCCCGGGCAAGATATACCTTTTTGGTGAGCATGCCGTTGTTTACGGCGAGCCTGCCATAGCCTGCGCCATTGAACTTCGGACCCGTGTGTGCGTAAAAAGCTCTGATGCGATTACAATATCATCGGATATAGGAACTACAGGACTTGATTTTGAAGTACATCCTTATGTTTCAACCGCGATCGAAAAAATAGGTGTCAAGAAGGTCTCGGTCAGCATAAGTTCGGACATTCCCGTGGGCTCGGGACTCGGCTCCTCGGCAGCCGTAACTGTCGCAACCCTTTCTGCGATCAACATTGAATTCGGGCTTGGATATGACAGTGAATGGATCGCAAAAACAGGGCACGAGATCGAAAAAGAAGTGCAGGGGGCAGCAAGCCCAACGGACACGTTCGTATCTACATTCGGCGGCGTGTTTGAGATGCCTTCGCGAAAGAGATTACCTATCCTTGAATGCGGCATGGTAATAGGTAACACCAACAAAGGAGCATCGCCCAAAAAAACCGCAAAGCTCGTAAAGCAGGTGGCCGCGCTCAAAGAAGAATATCCGGATATGATAAACCCCATAATCAGGACGATCGGCTCATTCGCCAGAAAAGGTGAAATCTTTATCTCAAAAAAAGATTACAGTTCCCTGGGAAAGCTCATGAATATTAATCACGGGCTGCTCGATGCCCTTGGCGTCGGCACGGCGGAATTATCTTCTCTTGTCTATGCGGCCAGGGATGCCGGGGCTTTTGGTGCGAAGATCACAGGCGCTGGAGGGGGTGGATGCATGGTAGCCCTGACAGATTCACCTCAAAAAGTTGCGTCCGCGATTGAAAAAGCAGGGGGACATGCCATAGTCACCCGGTTCACTCCGAATGGGGTGCAAACAGAATGA
- a CDS encoding isopentenyl phosphate kinase — protein MSLIILKIGGSVITEKGSVSIAKKDEIERISQEIASFKKDIDANLILVHGAGSFGHPQAMKWVNEGFDARGVYFTHNSVKLLNSMVLESLNNAGVNALPVHPLSSCILEDGKIAFFQVEQIKVMLGRGVVPVLHGDVAMDTMKGAAILSGDRIISYLAPIMNASRIGAGTNVEGVLDQTGEVIKKITPLSFVDIKKDIKGSATTDVTGGMLGKVSEFLELSKAGISSRIFNASKKGMVSKFLYGEDVGTLIADK, from the coding sequence ATGAGCCTTATTATCTTAAAGATCGGTGGAAGTGTTATCACCGAGAAAGGTTCTGTATCAATTGCAAAAAAGGATGAAATAGAGAGGATATCGCAGGAGATTGCCTCTTTCAAGAAAGATATTGATGCGAATCTCATACTTGTCCATGGTGCAGGTTCTTTCGGACATCCCCAGGCTATGAAATGGGTAAATGAAGGGTTCGATGCCAGGGGCGTATATTTCACGCATAATTCCGTAAAACTGTTGAATTCAATGGTACTTGAATCATTAAATAATGCAGGAGTTAACGCGTTGCCCGTCCATCCGTTAAGTTCCTGCATTCTTGAAGATGGGAAAATTGCTTTTTTTCAGGTGGAGCAGATCAAAGTGATGTTGGGCAGGGGCGTCGTGCCTGTGCTCCACGGAGATGTGGCGATGGACACAATGAAAGGGGCCGCCATCCTCTCCGGGGACAGGATAATCTCCTATCTTGCGCCGATTATGAACGCATCCAGGATCGGCGCGGGAACAAATGTTGAAGGTGTGCTTGATCAAACTGGTGAAGTAATAAAAAAGATCACTCCACTTAGCTTTGTGGATATCAAAAAAGACATCAAAGGTTCAGCCACCACCGACGTGACGGGGGGAATGCTCGGGAAGGTTTCAGAATTCCTGGAACTCTCAAAAGCCGGGATAAGCTCCCGTATTTTTAACGCTTCTAAAAAAGGAATGGTCTCTAAATTTTTATACGGGGAAGATGTAGGAACGCTGATTGCGGACAAATGA
- a CDS encoding Fe-Mn family superoxide dismutase, with protein sequence MLETMNNYGVLKNMAYEPKNFDSLLGTKGFSDQLLKNHFTLYQGYVTNTNKVADALNAMAKEGKAGTPEYAELKRRFGWEWNGMRLHEYYFGNMIKGGKVIDKNTNFYKKIAEDFGSYENWEKDFRAVGSMRGIGWVILYYDGMGDKLFNTWINEHDVGHLCAASPMIVMDVFEHAFMIDYQLKRADYIEAFFKAIDWSLDPGFDKMMFG encoded by the coding sequence ATGTTAGAGACCATGAATAACTATGGGGTGTTAAAAAATATGGCTTACGAACCAAAGAATTTTGATAGCTTGCTTGGAACGAAAGGGTTCAGCGATCAGTTGCTGAAGAACCATTTCACATTGTACCAGGGTTATGTAACGAACACAAATAAAGTGGCTGATGCATTGAATGCGATGGCAAAAGAAGGAAAGGCCGGGACACCCGAGTATGCTGAACTGAAACGCAGATTCGGCTGGGAATGGAACGGCATGAGATTGCATGAGTATTATTTCGGGAATATGATCAAGGGCGGCAAAGTGATCGATAAAAATACAAATTTCTATAAAAAGATCGCTGAAGATTTCGGATCATATGAAAACTGGGAAAAGGATTTCAGGGCCGTGGGCTCCATGCGCGGCATCGGATGGGTAATACTGTATTACGACGGTATGGGAGACAAACTCTTCAATACCTGGATAAATGAACACGATGTTGGCCACCTGTGCGCGGCAAGTCCCATGATAGTCATGGACGTTTTTGAACATGCCTTCATGATCGACTATCAATTGAAGAGAGCGGACTATATAGAGGCTTTTTTCAAGGCGATAGACTGGTCCCTCGACCCGGGATTTGACAAGATGATGTTCGGATGA
- a CDS encoding FAD-dependent oxidoreductase yields the protein MDKPNLTNVLEESTIDEFKKNLRGNLFRPGDEGYESSRKIFNAMIDKHPGLIVKSAGVADVITTVNFARKNNLLLAVKGGGHSVAGHAICDGCLMIDLSNMKGIRVDQIERTVRAESGVVLGELDHETQIHGLATSLGTISVTGISGLTLGGGIGWLMGRYGLACDNLVSVDIVTADGRFITASSKKNQDLFWGIRGGGGNFGIVTSFEYKVYPISQVLAGLILWPLDKAKEVLHFFRDFTRDEPDELGTILAIATLPGGVPVVGVAVCYSGEIEKGKKVLAPLREFGAPVVDTIGPMQYERAQKMLNDTAPSGKLNYWKSAFLKELSDNVIETIISYTKNVPSPISMVHIWSHHGAVNRIKTGEIAFSNRNYQYNFHIVSIWEDKAISEKNLEWTRNFWKAMEPFMASQIYLNFISSEEEGRIIAAYGKNYERLVALKNKYDPTNLFRMNQNIKPSQM from the coding sequence ATGGATAAGCCGAATTTAACTAATGTTTTAGAAGAATCAACTATAGATGAATTTAAGAAAAATTTGAGAGGCAACCTTTTTCGGCCTGGAGATGAAGGTTATGAATCGTCTCGAAAAATTTTCAATGCCATGATTGATAAACATCCAGGATTAATAGTTAAATCTGCCGGAGTAGCAGATGTAATCACTACGGTCAATTTTGCTCGTAAAAATAATTTGTTATTGGCAGTGAAAGGTGGAGGTCATAGCGTAGCAGGACACGCTATATGCGACGGCTGTCTAATGATAGATCTTTCAAATATGAAAGGAATTAGAGTAGATCAAATAGAAAGGACCGTACGTGCAGAATCTGGAGTTGTATTAGGAGAATTGGACCACGAGACACAGATTCACGGGCTTGCTACATCGCTTGGGACGATTTCTGTTACCGGTATTTCTGGATTAACACTAGGCGGAGGAATTGGCTGGTTAATGGGAAGATATGGTCTGGCGTGCGATAATCTTGTGTCTGTTGATATTGTTACAGCAGATGGTAGATTTATTACTGCAAGTTCTAAAAAAAATCAGGATTTATTCTGGGGAATAAGAGGCGGAGGAGGTAATTTTGGTATCGTTACATCTTTCGAATATAAAGTCTATCCTATTAGTCAGGTTCTAGCAGGTCTTATATTGTGGCCTCTGGATAAGGCTAAAGAAGTGTTGCACTTTTTCAGGGACTTTACGAGAGATGAGCCTGATGAATTAGGCACAATACTTGCGATTGCAACATTGCCAGGTGGAGTACCTGTGGTTGGGGTAGCAGTTTGTTATTCTGGAGAAATAGAAAAGGGAAAAAAAGTGCTGGCACCATTGAGAGAATTTGGCGCTCCAGTGGTTGATACTATAGGACCGATGCAATATGAACGTGCTCAAAAAATGTTAAATGATACGGCTCCCTCTGGAAAACTAAATTATTGGAAATCAGCGTTTTTGAAAGAATTATCGGACAATGTCATCGAAACAATAATATCTTATACGAAGAATGTACCATCGCCCATTTCAATGGTTCATATATGGTCACATCACGGTGCAGTGAATAGGATAAAAACAGGAGAAATTGCATTTAGCAATCGTAATTATCAATATAATTTCCACATAGTGAGCATATGGGAAGATAAAGCAATATCAGAAAAGAATCTTGAATGGACAAGAAATTTCTGGAAGGCAATGGAGCCTTTTATGGCCAGTCAGATTTATTTGAATTTCATAAGTTCCGAAGAAGAAGGGCGAATTATAGCTGCATACGGGAAGAATTACGAGAGGCTAGTTGCTTTAAAAAATAAATATGATCCTACAAACCTATTTCGTATGAATCAGAACATTAAACCTTCACAGATGTAG
- a CDS encoding helix-turn-helix transcriptional regulator: MKNKLKVFRAMHDMTQEDLAQKVKVTRQTINAIEKEKYNPSLELAFKFAKLFKVKIEDIFAFNDEDL; encoded by the coding sequence ATGAAAAACAAGCTCAAAGTATTCCGGGCCATGCATGATATGACTCAAGAAGACCTTGCTCAAAAAGTTAAAGTCACGAGGCAAACCATAAATGCAATTGAAAAAGAAAAATATAATCCCTCACTTGAGTTGGCTTTTAAATTTGCTAAACTTTTCAAAGTTAAAATTGAGGATATTTTCGCATTTAATGATGAAGATTTATAA
- a CDS encoding isoprenylcysteine carboxylmethyltransferase family protein, producing MVIITFIFYFLVFAVFHSALATDFVKEEAERLLGNKFRFYRIIYVIISLITFAPAFFIWIIGSTPLAYFIPGWLYPFFLLVRMLALGLFAYAAFQTDVLEFIGLRRSAKNELITTGAYGIVRHPLYAGGIILVFTKTEMSQLDLTAVLLVSIYLIIGAFIEEKRLLEIFGEEYRKYQNNVSMFIPIKWIMKLKIHR from the coding sequence ATGGTAATAATAACTTTTATTTTTTATTTCCTTGTTTTTGCAGTGTTCCACAGTGCTCTCGCTACGGATTTTGTCAAAGAGGAAGCCGAAAGGTTGCTTGGAAATAAGTTCCGTTTTTACAGGATAATATACGTGATCATCAGTCTCATCACATTCGCTCCGGCTTTCTTTATCTGGATCATCGGCTCGACCCCTCTTGCCTACTTCATCCCCGGCTGGTTGTATCCTTTTTTTCTTCTTGTTCGCATGCTCGCACTCGGTTTGTTTGCCTATGCTGCATTCCAGACCGACGTCCTTGAATTTATCGGGCTGAGGCGAAGCGCGAAAAATGAATTGATAACAACGGGCGCTTACGGGATAGTCCGGCATCCGCTCTACGCAGGCGGCATTATCCTGGTATTCACAAAGACGGAAATGAGCCAGCTTGACCTGACCGCCGTGCTGCTTGTATCGATCTATCTCATTATTGGAGCCTTCATTGAGGAGAAAAGATTACTGGAAATTTTCGGCGAAGAATATAGGAAATATCAAAATAATGTCTCGATGTTCATTCCCATAAAATGGATTATGAAGTTGAAAATACATAGATGA
- a CDS encoding DUF2178 domain-containing protein yields MSEKEKSYTIMRILTAVLVAAGMGFAIATRNLIGGVMILAIGLSLFLFMKTRYKDVVIADERTRKISEKAIAGAFWIYLVSIVLANIAVIFLGPLDLEIIEQVKPAVTYITYTFFFLIFLYEALRFYYKNEM; encoded by the coding sequence ATGAGCGAAAAAGAGAAAAGTTATACGATAATGAGGATTTTAACAGCTGTCTTAGTAGCGGCAGGCATGGGGTTCGCAATCGCCACACGCAATCTGATTGGCGGAGTAATGATACTCGCTATAGGATTATCTTTGTTTCTGTTTATGAAAACTAGATACAAAGATGTTGTTATCGCAGATGAAAGAACCAGAAAGATTTCTGAAAAGGCCATTGCAGGTGCTTTCTGGATCTATTTAGTAAGCATAGTTCTGGCTAACATTGCAGTTATTTTTCTTGGGCCTTTGGATCTGGAAATTATTGAACAGGTTAAACCGGCTGTTACCTATATTACCTATACATTCTTTTTCCTGATTTTCCTGTACGAAGCTCTCAGGTTCTATTACAAGAACGAAATGTAG